The following are encoded in a window of Rhizobium sp. WYJ-E13 genomic DNA:
- the argH gene encoding argininosuccinate lyase: MTETNPRVADRTVFPDPVYKETVLKPLFDGAKTHHVDGFRRIDRAHLVMLVETGILEREQAGKIAVALEAIDRDIDPEKLVYTGEVEDFFFLIEKELKARIGVDIAGRLHTARSRNDIDHTLFKLGLKERIDALMVKARKLLDAMIATADWEKETLIVAYTHGQPAQPTTFGHYLSAAIEVLIRDIERFAEAREIVNLSPMGAAAITTSGFPIDRARVAELLGFAAPLRNSYSCIAAVDYTTSTFSAIELMFLHLGRLIQDVQFWTSFEVGQIYVPNALVQISSIMPQKRNPVPIEHMRHLASQTFGRARTVLDVMHNTPFTDMNDSEGETQGMGYEAFHSAGRVLDLLAAFVAQISIDPQRVAENIRRSCITITELADSLVRREGLSFRQAHEIAATVAREVVAKGGGLSDDGYEPFLAAFQELAGRKPGIDKAQFAAIVSPEHFVAVRARFGGPAPAPMADALAAYQEKAAAFARQAQENAAREAAAAEELQTRFTALMGAA; the protein is encoded by the coding sequence ATGACCGAAACCAATCCACGCGTGGCCGACAGGACCGTTTTTCCTGATCCGGTCTATAAGGAAACGGTGCTGAAGCCGCTTTTCGACGGCGCCAAGACCCATCATGTCGACGGCTTCCGCCGCATCGACCGCGCTCATCTGGTGATGCTCGTCGAAACCGGCATTCTGGAGCGAGAACAGGCCGGCAAGATCGCCGTTGCACTCGAAGCGATCGATCGCGACATCGACCCGGAAAAGCTCGTCTATACCGGCGAGGTAGAGGACTTCTTCTTCCTGATCGAAAAGGAACTGAAGGCCCGTATCGGCGTCGATATTGCTGGCCGCCTGCATACGGCGCGTTCGCGTAACGATATCGACCACACGCTTTTCAAGCTCGGCCTGAAGGAGCGCATCGACGCGCTTATGGTCAAGGCGCGAAAACTGCTCGATGCGATGATTGCCACCGCCGATTGGGAAAAGGAGACGCTGATCGTCGCCTATACCCACGGTCAACCGGCACAACCGACCACCTTCGGCCATTATCTTTCGGCGGCGATCGAGGTGCTGATCCGCGATATCGAGCGCTTTGCGGAAGCCCGTGAGATCGTCAACCTCAGCCCCATGGGTGCTGCGGCGATCACCACGTCGGGCTTCCCGATCGATCGCGCCCGCGTTGCCGAACTGCTTGGCTTTGCCGCGCCGCTGCGCAATTCCTACAGCTGCATCGCAGCCGTCGATTACACGACCTCGACCTTTAGCGCGATCGAGCTGATGTTCCTGCATCTCGGCCGGCTTATTCAGGACGTGCAGTTCTGGACGAGCTTCGAGGTCGGCCAGATCTATGTGCCGAACGCGCTGGTGCAGATCTCCTCGATCATGCCGCAGAAGCGCAATCCGGTGCCGATCGAGCATATGCGTCATCTGGCGAGCCAGACCTTCGGACGCGCCCGCACCGTGCTCGACGTCATGCACAATACGCCTTTCACCGACATGAATGACAGCGAGGGCGAGACGCAGGGCATGGGCTATGAAGCCTTCCATTCGGCAGGCCGCGTGCTTGACCTGCTCGCCGCCTTCGTCGCCCAGATCAGCATTGATCCGCAGCGGGTAGCGGAGAACATCCGCCGCTCCTGCATCACAATCACCGAGCTTGCGGATTCGCTGGTCCGCCGCGAAGGGCTGTCCTTCCGGCAGGCGCATGAGATTGCCGCGACCGTCGCTCGCGAGGTGGTCGCCAAGGGTGGTGGTCTCTCGGATGACGGCTACGAGCCTTTCCTCGCAGCTTTCCAAGAATTGGCTGGCCGTAAACCCGGTATCGACAAGGCACAATTTGCCGCGATCGTCTCGCCGGAACATTTCGTTGCCGTCCGTGCCCGTTTCGGCGGTCCTGCGCCGGCACCGATGGCGGATGCGCTTGCAGCCTATCAGGAAAAGGCCGCCGCATTCGCCAGACAGGCACAGGAGAATGCAGCGCGCGAAGCCGCCGCTGCTGAAGAACTTCAAACCAGATTCACGGCATTGATGGGGGCCGCCTGA
- a CDS encoding ABC transporter ATP-binding protein, with protein MANIELQGLVKRYGKLDVVHGIDLAIADGEFVVFVGPSGCGKSTTLRMIAGLEDISGGTLKIGGEVVNEREPKQRNIAMVFQNYAIYPHMSVRQNIGFGLYTSKLSQAEKDKRIDETAQILGLTDYLARRPAALSGGQRQRVAIGRAMVRNPSAFLFDEPLSNLDAQLRTQMRIEIKRLHQRLGTTIVYVTHDQVEAMTMADRIVVMKDGHILQAGTPMDIYENPADVFTARFIGSPSMNLLPSTAAADGIRIGQGGPHLIGVRPHDLVIGEGAGVLSLSGTVTAVEPLGAETLVHFDVAGTSVIATAPGKVIPAVGGVVNAHAASGALYVFDARTEKALGRQ; from the coding sequence ATGGCAAATATCGAACTGCAGGGGCTCGTCAAACGCTATGGCAAGCTCGATGTCGTGCACGGCATAGATCTCGCGATCGCCGATGGTGAATTCGTCGTCTTCGTTGGCCCGTCCGGCTGCGGCAAGTCGACGACGCTGCGCATGATCGCCGGCCTCGAAGATATCTCGGGCGGCACGCTGAAGATCGGCGGCGAGGTGGTGAACGAACGCGAGCCGAAACAGCGCAACATCGCCATGGTGTTTCAGAACTACGCCATCTATCCGCACATGAGCGTGCGCCAGAATATCGGCTTCGGCCTGTACACTTCGAAGCTCTCGCAGGCGGAAAAGGACAAGCGCATCGATGAGACCGCGCAGATCCTGGGGTTGACGGATTATCTCGCCCGCCGCCCGGCGGCCCTCTCTGGCGGTCAGCGCCAGCGTGTCGCGATCGGCCGCGCAATGGTGCGCAACCCCTCGGCCTTCCTCTTCGACGAGCCGCTATCGAACCTCGATGCACAGCTTCGCACCCAGATGCGCATCGAGATCAAGCGCCTGCACCAGCGGCTCGGCACGACGATCGTCTATGTCACCCACGATCAGGTTGAGGCCATGACCATGGCCGACCGGATCGTCGTCATGAAGGACGGCCATATTCTGCAGGCGGGAACGCCGATGGATATCTACGAAAACCCCGCCGACGTCTTTACGGCGCGCTTCATCGGCAGCCCCTCGATGAACCTTCTGCCAAGCACCGCTGCGGCCGATGGCATCCGCATCGGGCAGGGCGGTCCGCACCTGATCGGCGTGCGGCCGCATGATCTTGTTATCGGCGAGGGGGCCGGCGTGCTGTCGCTCTCAGGCACAGTCACCGCAGTCGAGCCGCTTGGAGCCGAGACGCTGGTGCATTTCGATGTCGCGGGCACATCGGTGATTGCAACCGCCCCCGGTAAGGTGATACCGGCCGTCGGCGGCGTCGTGAATGCCCATGCGGCCTCCGGTGCTCTCTATGTTTTCGATGCAAGAACGGAAAAGGCCCTCGGGCGCCAATGA
- a CDS encoding carbohydrate kinase family protein has protein sequence MTSDNDMRSAVLSIGRIYCDLIFTGLETMPVLGREIFADDLRIAAGGGAFIMAAYSAHIGRKTALLSRLGTDGLSSGLTTELQASGVDLRFLDRAADAGPQVTVAINNGGERAFLSRRAGGAKPATLGEALAWNEARHLHIAEFATLAEIPGLVGKARENGLTVSLDPSWDETLIYKRDFLDCCAGVDLFLPNVEEAVAITGCSDPAEALDRLATRFPMVALKAGAGGAYYAAGDMRLHQNAPTVKVVDTTGAGDAFNAGLIHAWLGDASPDICLREGIAMGSLAVQAAGGAAILPAR, from the coding sequence ATGACATCTGATAATGACATGCGATCGGCGGTGCTTAGCATCGGCCGGATCTATTGCGACCTGATCTTCACAGGACTGGAGACCATGCCCGTTCTCGGGCGTGAGATATTCGCCGATGACTTGCGTATCGCGGCAGGCGGCGGCGCTTTCATTATGGCCGCTTATTCGGCCCATATCGGTCGCAAGACCGCCCTGCTCTCCCGTCTCGGGACTGATGGGCTTTCGAGCGGCCTGACCACGGAACTGCAGGCAAGCGGCGTCGATTTACGCTTTCTCGATCGGGCCGCCGATGCCGGTCCGCAGGTCACCGTCGCAATCAACAATGGTGGGGAGCGGGCCTTCCTCTCCCGGCGCGCCGGCGGCGCGAAACCGGCAACGCTTGGCGAAGCGCTTGCCTGGAACGAGGCGCGTCATCTCCACATAGCGGAATTTGCGACACTCGCAGAAATTCCCGGCCTGGTCGGAAAGGCCAGGGAGAACGGCCTTACCGTATCGCTCGATCCGAGCTGGGACGAGACCCTGATCTATAAGCGTGATTTTCTCGATTGCTGCGCCGGCGTCGATCTCTTCCTGCCGAATGTCGAGGAAGCCGTTGCCATCACCGGATGCTCCGATCCAGCTGAAGCTCTGGACAGGCTTGCGACGCGCTTCCCGATGGTGGCGCTGAAGGCAGGCGCTGGCGGTGCTTATTATGCGGCCGGTGATATGCGCCTCCATCAGAATGCCCCGACCGTCAAGGTCGTGGATACGACGGGCGCGGGCGATGCCTTCAATGCCGGGCTCATCCACGCGTGGCTTGGCGACGCGAGCCCTGATATCTGCCTGCGCGAAGGTATTGCCATGGGCAGTCTCGCGGTTCAGGCTGCGGGCGGCGCTGCAATCCTGCCTGCACGTTAG
- a CDS encoding efflux RND transporter periplasmic adaptor subunit, whose protein sequence is MDNLEAGKDTGSVTGANADLAAVLAAGRQRRGRRWRGRMIVLVLLILAAAAAAFFYMGRSRAEFSYATQPVKRGDLTVLVTATGSVQPTQQVDISSELSGTMRDVNVDYNSTVKAGDVLAVLDTNKLEADVKSSRAKLNSAKANVVKANADLQSAATSLDRLKSLVKSNVSTQQSLDDATYKYDSAVAAKDINEADVLASEANLQLAEVNLGKAKIVSPIDGVILTRSVDPGATVAASLSAPVLFTIAGDLKKMELQVDVDEADVGQIAVGQKATFTVDAYPDRTFPAVIEQIRFASEVVNNVVTYKAVLSVDNADLLLRPGMTATSDITVDAVKDTLMVPNAALRYTPPQTETRDGRSIFSLFRPPRLSRSGGGGDSKLTGTQRRVWVLRNGQPAPVVIQVGSSDGQFTQVTSGELAENDAIITDTAARTN, encoded by the coding sequence ATGGACAATTTGGAGGCTGGTAAAGATACCGGTTCCGTAACAGGCGCAAACGCCGACCTGGCTGCCGTGCTTGCTGCCGGTCGGCAGCGCAGGGGGCGTCGCTGGCGTGGCCGGATGATCGTCCTGGTGCTTTTGATCCTTGCCGCTGCGGCTGCTGCCTTCTTCTACATGGGCCGAAGCCGCGCCGAGTTCAGCTACGCGACCCAGCCGGTCAAGCGCGGCGACCTGACGGTGCTCGTCACTGCCACGGGTTCGGTCCAGCCGACCCAGCAAGTGGATATATCGAGCGAACTGTCGGGCACGATGCGCGACGTCAATGTCGACTATAACAGCACGGTTAAGGCAGGTGATGTTCTGGCCGTACTCGATACGAACAAGCTGGAAGCCGACGTGAAGAGTTCCCGCGCCAAGCTCAATTCGGCAAAAGCCAATGTGGTCAAGGCGAATGCCGATCTGCAATCGGCCGCGACCTCGCTCGACCGTCTGAAGAGCCTCGTCAAAAGCAATGTCTCCACTCAACAGAGCCTTGACGACGCGACCTACAAATATGACTCCGCTGTGGCCGCCAAGGATATCAACGAGGCCGACGTGCTGGCCTCCGAGGCTAACTTGCAGCTTGCCGAGGTCAATCTCGGCAAGGCGAAGATCGTCTCGCCGATCGATGGCGTGATCCTGACCCGCTCGGTCGATCCCGGCGCAACGGTCGCTGCCTCACTCTCGGCGCCCGTGCTTTTTACCATCGCCGGCGATCTCAAGAAGATGGAACTGCAGGTGGATGTCGATGAAGCCGATGTCGGCCAGATCGCCGTCGGCCAGAAGGCGACCTTTACGGTCGATGCCTATCCGGATCGCACTTTCCCTGCCGTCATCGAGCAGATCCGCTTTGCCTCCGAGGTGGTCAACAATGTCGTCACCTACAAAGCGGTCCTTTCGGTCGATAATGCCGACCTGCTGCTGCGCCCCGGCATGACTGCGACTTCAGACATCACTGTCGATGCCGTCAAGGATACGCTGATGGTCCCGAATGCGGCCCTCCGCTACACCCCGCCGCAGACGGAAACGCGTGACGGCCGCAGCATCTTCAGCCTGTTCCGCCCGCCTCGCCTGTCCCGCAGCGGTGGTGGTGGCGATTCCAAGCTGACCGGCACCCAACGCCGCGTCTGGGTGCTTCGTAACGGCCAGCCTGCGCCGGTGGTGATCCAGGTGGGATCTTCCGATGGCCAGTTCACGCAGGTTACCTCCGGCGAGCTTGCCGAAAATGACGCAATCATCACCGATACCGCGGCGCGGACGAACTGA
- a CDS encoding ABC transporter ATP-binding protein: MERPPLLEFRHVSKIYGEGAAAIRALDDVDLSIRTHEFVAIMGPSGSGKSTAMNILGCLDVPTSGEYVFQGISTGGFDRSQLTLLRRHMLGFVFQGFNLLSRTSAVENVELPLIYRGMAVGERRKRAREALGLVGLSGRENHKTQELSGGQQQRVAIARAIVTEPAVLLADEPTGNLDTKTSMEIMDLMTRLNREQGITIVMVTHESDIAAYAGRLLRFVDGKLETEVEQRQRAEHVL, translated from the coding sequence ATGGAACGCCCGCCGCTTCTGGAATTCAGACACGTCTCGAAAATTTACGGCGAGGGTGCTGCGGCCATCCGCGCGCTCGATGATGTTGACCTTTCGATCCGCACGCATGAATTCGTCGCGATCATGGGGCCGTCCGGCTCCGGCAAGTCGACGGCGATGAATATCCTCGGCTGCCTCGATGTGCCGACTTCGGGCGAGTATGTTTTTCAGGGAATTTCGACAGGCGGCTTCGATCGCAGCCAGCTGACGCTTCTGCGCCGCCATATGTTGGGTTTCGTCTTTCAGGGCTTCAATCTCTTGTCGCGGACTTCGGCGGTCGAGAATGTCGAGCTGCCGCTGATCTATCGCGGCATGGCGGTCGGCGAGCGACGCAAACGGGCGAGGGAAGCGCTCGGCCTCGTCGGTCTGTCTGGCCGGGAGAACCACAAGACGCAGGAGCTCTCCGGTGGTCAGCAGCAGCGCGTGGCGATCGCCCGCGCCATCGTCACCGAGCCTGCTGTGCTGCTCGCCGATGAGCCGACCGGCAATCTCGACACCAAGACCAGCATGGAGATCATGGATCTGATGACGCGGCTGAACCGCGAACAGGGCATCACCATCGTCATGGTCACGCATGAGTCCGATATCGCCGCATATGCGGGGCGCTTGCTGCGTTTCGTCGATGGCAAGCTGGAAACCGAGGTGGAGCAACGGCAGAGGGCGGAACATGTTCTTTGA
- a CDS encoding ABC transporter permease, producing MFFETLKLALRAINRNLLRSFLTVLGVVIGVAAVIALVTIGNGTTAQVSTELSRLGTNMLFVRPGQFGPGRASSEARRFTLKDVEAIRDQVPGLRAVAPSNQSTATVIFGGQNHSTTVYGTTNDYFIAQDWDLALGRNFTPAEERGQSRCIIGETVREQLFGAADPTGLQIRVGRVSCPVIGVLAKRGQSGMGNDQDDAVIMPVKVFQRRISGSSNVPTILISARDGVSTSKVQTDVENLLRERRKIIPGRQDDFNVNDMTQIAEAMTGTTTLLTGLLGAVAAVSLLVGGIGIMNIMLVSVTERTREIGIRLAIGALENQVLTQFLVEAVALSLFGGIAGIMLGLTLAYATVSFLNVPFVVSPLIIFIAFVFSAAIGMIFGFFPARRAAQLNPIEALRHE from the coding sequence ATGTTCTTTGAAACCTTGAAGCTGGCCCTGCGCGCTATCAACCGTAATCTACTGCGTTCCTTTCTCACCGTACTCGGCGTCGTCATCGGCGTTGCCGCCGTCATCGCGCTCGTTACCATCGGCAATGGCACGACGGCGCAGGTTTCGACCGAGCTTTCCCGGCTCGGTACCAATATGCTCTTCGTGCGCCCCGGCCAGTTCGGTCCGGGCCGCGCCAGCTCCGAGGCTCGGCGCTTCACGCTGAAGGATGTCGAGGCGATCCGCGATCAGGTCCCAGGCCTGCGGGCTGTAGCGCCATCCAACCAGTCGACGGCGACCGTTATTTTCGGCGGCCAGAACCATTCCACCACCGTTTACGGCACGACCAACGACTATTTCATCGCGCAGGACTGGGATCTGGCGCTCGGCCGCAATTTCACGCCGGCCGAAGAGCGCGGCCAGTCGCGCTGCATCATCGGTGAGACTGTACGCGAGCAGCTTTTCGGCGCTGCCGATCCGACCGGCCTGCAGATCCGCGTCGGCAGGGTTTCCTGCCCTGTTATAGGCGTGTTGGCGAAGCGTGGCCAGTCCGGCATGGGCAACGACCAGGACGATGCCGTTATTATGCCGGTCAAGGTTTTCCAGCGGCGCATCAGCGGCAGCTCCAATGTGCCGACGATCCTCATCTCGGCGCGCGACGGTGTCTCGACATCGAAGGTGCAGACCGACGTCGAGAACCTGTTGCGCGAGCGCCGCAAGATCATCCCTGGCCGTCAGGACGATTTCAATGTCAACGACATGACGCAGATCGCCGAAGCGATGACCGGCACGACGACGCTGCTGACCGGCCTGCTCGGCGCAGTCGCTGCCGTCAGCCTACTCGTCGGCGGCATCGGTATCATGAACATAATGCTGGTGTCGGTGACGGAACGCACGCGCGAGATCGGCATTCGCCTTGCGATCGGCGCGCTTGAAAATCAGGTGCTGACGCAGTTCCTCGTCGAGGCTGTTGCCCTGTCGCTCTTCGGCGGCATAGCTGGCATCATGCTCGGCCTGACACTTGCCTACGCTACGGTCAGCTTCCTCAACGTGCCCTTCGTGGTCAGCCCGCTCATCATCTTCATCGCCTTCGTCTTTTCGGCAGCGATCGGCATGATCTTCGGCTTTTTTCCGGCGAGGCGGGCGGCTCAGCTCAATCCGATCGAGGCATTGCGCCACGAGTAG
- a CDS encoding GntR family transcriptional regulator: MHESLSHLAYLALEHAIVTLALTPGALVTEKQLIDLAGHGRTPVREAIQKLAWQGLIVVKPRVGLQIAEINAEDHVNVMQVRRKLEPVAAALVADAANEEQRSSLVACARAMEECAAGGDLAGFFAADKAFDEILEDACPNRFITAALGPVQTHSRRLWYSTANPERMDRSIFLHVAVIKAIYQGEVAQARETMADLIDYLSQK; this comes from the coding sequence ATGCACGAATCGCTAAGCCATCTCGCCTATCTGGCGCTGGAGCACGCTATTGTGACGCTGGCTTTGACGCCTGGTGCGTTGGTGACGGAAAAACAGCTCATCGATCTTGCAGGCCATGGCCGCACACCGGTGCGCGAGGCAATCCAGAAGCTTGCCTGGCAGGGCCTGATCGTGGTGAAGCCGCGCGTCGGCCTGCAGATTGCCGAAATCAATGCCGAAGACCATGTCAATGTCATGCAGGTGCGCCGCAAGCTGGAGCCGGTGGCAGCAGCGCTCGTTGCCGACGCGGCCAACGAGGAGCAGAGATCCAGCCTCGTCGCCTGTGCCCGCGCGATGGAAGAATGCGCTGCCGGCGGCGATTTAGCGGGCTTCTTTGCCGCCGACAAGGCCTTTGATGAAATCCTTGAAGATGCCTGTCCTAACCGCTTCATCACGGCGGCGCTGGGGCCGGTCCAGACCCATTCTCGCCGTCTGTGGTATTCGACCGCCAATCCTGAACGAATGGATCGGTCCATCTTTCTCCACGTCGCAGTGATCAAGGCTATTTATCAGGGTGAGGTCGCGCAGGCGCGCGAGACCATGGCCGATCTCATCGATTATCTGAGCCAAAAATAG
- a CDS encoding ferredoxin--NADP reductase, giving the protein MNAPAKTEEFASAIPAGVYAETVLSVTHYTDRLFRFTMTRPDGFRFRSGEFAMIGLMVDGKPVFRAYSIASPAWAEELEFFSIKVPDGPLTSHLQLIKPGDQVLMRKKPTGTLVLDALTPGKRLYMFSTGTGIAPFASLIRDPETYEKFDEVILTHTTREISELKYGFDLIQEIRNDELLQEVVGDKLRHYATVTREDFEYCGRITDLISSGKLFTDLGVPPIDPAVDRGMICGSSAMLKDTKELLEKAGLEEGANSKPAEFVIERAFVG; this is encoded by the coding sequence ATGAACGCTCCTGCAAAGACCGAAGAATTCGCTTCCGCTATCCCTGCCGGCGTCTATGCCGAGACAGTGCTGAGTGTGACGCATTATACCGACCGGCTCTTCCGCTTCACGATGACTCGGCCGGATGGCTTCCGTTTCCGCTCGGGCGAATTCGCGATGATCGGCCTCATGGTCGACGGCAAGCCCGTCTTCCGCGCCTATTCGATCGCAAGCCCGGCTTGGGCCGAAGAGCTCGAGTTCTTCTCGATCAAGGTGCCGGATGGTCCGCTGACCTCGCATCTGCAGCTCATCAAGCCGGGCGACCAGGTTCTGATGCGCAAGAAGCCGACAGGCACGCTGGTTCTCGATGCCCTGACACCCGGCAAGCGTCTTTACATGTTCTCCACCGGCACGGGCATTGCGCCTTTTGCGAGCCTCATCCGCGATCCGGAAACATATGAGAAGTTCGACGAAGTCATTCTCACGCATACGACGCGCGAAATTTCCGAGCTGAAGTACGGCTTCGATCTCATCCAAGAGATCCGGAATGACGAGCTCCTCCAGGAAGTGGTCGGCGATAAGCTGCGCCACTATGCGACTGTGACGCGCGAAGATTTCGAATATTGCGGCCGCATCACAGACCTGATCTCGTCCGGCAAGCTCTTCACCGATCTCGGCGTTCCGCCGATCGATCCGGCTGTTGACCGCGGCATGATTTGCGGCTCTTCGGCCATGCTGAAGGACACGAAGGAGCTTCTGGAAAAGGCCGGGCTCGAAGAAGGCGCCAACAGCAAGCCCGCAGAATTCGTGATCGAGCGCGCCTTCGTCGGCTGA
- the pcsA gene encoding phosphatidylcholine synthase: protein MKIFNYKRVPYAEMRAFSVHILTASGSFLAFLGVVAAAEHRFIDMFWWLGLALLVDGIDGPIARKVRVKEVLPNWSGDTLDNIIDYVTYVLLPAFALYQSGMIGEPWSFAAAGMIVVSSAIYYADMGMKTEEYFFSGFPVVWNMVVFTLFVMHAGEMTAFIVVTVSVVLTFLPINFLHPVRVQRLRPLNLGIFLLWSALGAYSLLMHFDMPQWAIVLFIVSGVYLYVIGVVLQFFPALGRK from the coding sequence ATGAAAATCTTCAATTACAAGCGCGTTCCTTACGCGGAAATGCGTGCATTCTCCGTCCATATTCTGACGGCCTCCGGTTCTTTTCTCGCATTTCTTGGCGTGGTTGCCGCTGCCGAGCACCGTTTCATCGACATGTTCTGGTGGCTGGGCCTTGCGCTTCTGGTCGATGGCATCGATGGACCGATCGCCCGCAAGGTGCGTGTCAAGGAAGTACTGCCGAATTGGTCGGGTGATACGCTCGATAACATCATCGATTACGTCACCTATGTGCTGCTGCCGGCCTTCGCGCTCTATCAGAGCGGCATGATCGGCGAGCCCTGGTCTTTCGCCGCCGCCGGCATGATCGTCGTGTCGAGCGCCATCTATTATGCCGATATGGGCATGAAGACGGAGGAGTATTTCTTTTCCGGTTTCCCCGTCGTCTGGAACATGGTGGTCTTCACGCTCTTCGTCATGCACGCGGGCGAGATGACGGCCTTTATCGTCGTCACCGTCTCCGTGGTCCTGACCTTTTTGCCGATCAACTTCCTGCATCCCGTGCGCGTCCAGCGCCTGCGACCGCTGAACCTCGGCATCTTTCTGCTGTGGTCGGCGCTCGGTGCCTATTCGCTGTTGATGCATTTCGACATGCCGCAATGGGCCATCGTTCTCTTCATCGTCAGCGGCGTCTATCTTTACGTCATCGGTGTGGTGCTCCAATTCTTCCCGGCGCTCGGACGCAAGTGA
- a CDS encoding quinone oxidoreductase — protein sequence MAKTKAVSFSRNGGPEVFEYVDIDLPPPSEGQVQIRQEAIGLNFIDVYFRDGTYKAPHLPFVTGKEAAGVITSVGPGVTDFAAGDRVAYASADGAYSAERNIETKHLVKVPEGISLKTAAAMMLKGMTAEYLLNRTFKVGPETVLLFHAAAGGVGLIAGQWAKALGATVIGTAGSADKVQLALDHGYDHVINYRTENFAERVREITAGKGVDVVYDSIGRDTFPQSLDCLKPRGLFASFGQSSGAIENFTMAHLAQRGSLYATRPTLYTYIASRQELTDCANNLFDVVRSNKVRININQTYPLREVGRAHTDLETRKTTGTTLLIP from the coding sequence ATGGCAAAGACGAAGGCAGTTTCTTTCTCCAGAAACGGTGGACCCGAGGTTTTCGAATATGTCGATATCGATCTGCCACCACCCTCGGAGGGTCAGGTGCAGATCCGTCAGGAAGCGATCGGCCTGAATTTCATCGATGTCTATTTCCGGGATGGCACCTATAAGGCGCCGCATCTGCCCTTCGTAACCGGCAAGGAAGCCGCCGGCGTCATCACGTCGGTCGGCCCCGGTGTGACCGATTTTGCCGCGGGCGACCGCGTTGCCTATGCCAGCGCCGACGGCGCCTATAGCGCCGAACGCAATATCGAGACGAAACATCTGGTGAAGGTACCAGAGGGCATCAGCCTGAAAACTGCGGCCGCCATGATGCTGAAGGGCATGACGGCCGAATACCTCCTGAACCGCACCTTCAAGGTCGGTCCCGAGACGGTGTTGCTGTTCCATGCTGCAGCCGGCGGCGTCGGCCTCATCGCCGGCCAGTGGGCGAAGGCGCTCGGTGCAACCGTCATCGGCACGGCAGGCTCCGCGGACAAGGTCCAACTGGCGCTGGACCATGGCTACGACCATGTCATCAATTACAGGACTGAAAATTTCGCCGAACGCGTGCGGGAAATCACCGCCGGCAAGGGCGTCGACGTGGTCTATGACTCGATCGGCCGCGATACTTTCCCGCAATCGCTGGATTGCCTGAAGCCGCGCGGTCTCTTCGCCTCCTTCGGCCAATCCTCTGGCGCCATTGAGAATTTCACCATGGCGCACCTCGCCCAACGGGGTTCGCTCTATGCCACGCGCCCGACGCTCTATACTTATATTGCTTCGCGTCAGGAACTGACCGATTGTGCAAACAATCTATTTGATGTTGTGCGTAGCAACAAAGTGCGTATCAATATCAATCAAACCTATCCGCTGCGTGAGGTTGGGCGGGCTCACACGGATCTGGAAACAAGAAAAACAACCGGAACGACGCTGCTGATTCCATGA